In one window of Tubulanus polymorphus chromosome 3, tnTubPoly1.2, whole genome shotgun sequence DNA:
- the LOC141901797 gene encoding uncharacterized protein LOC141901797 produces MDDKQNVLDALNQFDRSSSTDDEEKNKGEIPHVLEQFLCNIAKTGQSLFPWSKLKPLFLQKFELSMRKFFEESNTDELAPYPNVENVKFAEMSTRILEALDSFTEAPFTIQRLCELVTEPKRHYRRTDKFLRGIEKNVMVVGTVDPEGRKIPTVMKKMLFNGIDSNGHNNNSTTMTLPGSDEQPVDKTTPPTDGTTSYISPPSDDELDDIVDIGGGDHHRNRSDSGGHMSFIGNLQRMYNNTIADNSVNDRSRSNDAEPRDDGSEPVAKTEDESVFVPLGDKQMDSSQPTGDATSDDADMKDEQQKLDQDSSSSSSTSSSSSSSSVEERKDDPSSSAVEGRKDDDDQSSAVEEKKDDQSSSTVEESKDDLSSSSVEEKDDQSSAVEERKDDHSSSSVEEKNDISGIHESLQQHSNDSSITTVTNNSTFVTDTDNSSTIVATETDSSTAVVAMDTDSSSVVVAMDTDSLSDNLAVVTTTESSSSVTTSNDSNHERMDFNESAENSASESEQTQSEQTQSEQTVDESTQSERTVDKPSYQPQQTFLSDAGTVEMTAETSNSDRETDSNTEEHTSQSNTVSSDEPPMKRLRTDDSFDSSSIHQRADNTESEESTSLVRAEESISQTSEKETAADEEVSEPASTESNSA; encoded by the exons aTGGACGACAAACAAAATGTTTTAGACGCTTTAAATC AATTCGACCGTTCCTCTTCCACTGACGACGAGGAGAAAAATAAAGGAGAAATTCCGCACGTTTTAGAACAATTTTTGTGTAACATCGCGAAAACTGGCCAAAGTCT TTTTCCGTGGTCGAAGTTGAAACCGTTGTTTCTGCAGAAATTTGAACTATCGATGCGTAAGTTCTTCGAGGAGAGTAACACCGATGAACTGGCGCCGTATCCGAACGTAGAAAATGTCAAATTCGCTGAAATGTCGACGAGGATTTTAGAAGCGCTCGATTCGTTTACGGA GGCTCCATTTACGATTCAGAGATTGTGCGAGTTGGTAACGGAACCGAAGAGACATTACAGACGCACTGACAAATTCCTGCGCGGCATCGAAAAG AATGTAATGGTAGTTGGTACAGTTGATCCGGAGGGAAG GAAAATTCCGACCGTCATGAAAAAGATGTTGTTTAACGGAATCGATTCTAACGGTCACAACAACAACTCTACGACGATGACGCTTCCCGGCTCCGACGAGCAACCCGTCGACAAAACAACGCCCCCTACCGACGGAACGACTAGTTACATTTCACCGCCGTCCGACGACGAGCTGGACGATATCGTCGACATCGGGGGCGGCGATCACCATCGTAACCGTAGCGACAGCGGCGGTCACATGTCGTTTATCGGTAATCTACAGCGTATGTACAACAATACGATAGCGGATAATAGCGTTAACGATCGGTCGCGTAGCAACGACGCGGAGCCACGCGACGACGGCAGCGAGCCCGTCGCGAAAACCGAGGACGAATCGGTGTTTGTGCCGTTAGGCGACAAGCAGATGGATTCCTCGCAGCCTACAGGTGACGCTACTAGCGACGACGCGGACATGAAAGACGAACAACAAAAACTCGATCaggattcatcatcatcgtcctctacttcttcatcttcatcatcatcatctgtaGAGGAGAGAAAGGATGATCCGTCCTCTTCGGCAGTAGAGGGGAGgaaggatgatgatgatcagtCCTCAGCAGTAGAGGAAAAGAAGGATGATCAGTCCTCCTCAACAGTAGAGGAGAGTAAGGATGACCTGTCTTCCTCATCAGTAGAAGAGAAGGACGATCAATCCTCAGCAGTAGAGGAGAGGAAGGATGATCATTCCTCCTCATCTGTAGAggaaaaaaatgatatctCAGGAATTCATGAGTCTTTGCAGCAGCATAGCAACGATTCATCCATCACCACGGTTACAAACAATTCAACTTTTGTCACGGATACGGACAATTCATCTACCATTGTCGCCACGGAAACAGACAGTTCAACTGCTGTTGTTGCTATGGATACTGACAGTTCATCCGTCGTAGTTGCCATGGATACTGACAGTTTGTCTGATAATCTCGCCGTGGTTACGACTACGGAATCATCGTCATCGGTTACAACTAGCAACGATTCAAATCACGAACGAATGGATTTTAACGAATCTGCGGAAAATTCAGCGTCAGAATCAGAGCAGACGCAATCCGAGCAGACGCAATCCGAGCAGACAGTCGACGAATCAACGCAATCCGAGCGGACAGTCGACAAGCCTTCATATCAACCGCAGCAGACATTTCTATCAGACGCGGGAACCGTTGAAATGACTGCTGAAACTTCAAACAGCGACAGGGAGACCGATAGTAACACAGAGGAACATACTTCACAATCAAATACTGTATCATCAG ACGAACCTCCTATGAAACGTTTACGTACGGATGATTCGTTCGATTCGTCGTCGATTCATCAACGCGCGGACAATACGGAATCAGAGGAATCTACGTCGTTAGTTCGCGCAGAGGAGTCTATATCACAGACTAGCGAGAAGGAGACAGCAGCTGATGAGGAGGTTTCGGAACCGGCTTCCACTGAGTCAAACAGTGCATAA